A stretch of the Flavobacterium sp. 5 genome encodes the following:
- a CDS encoding alpha/beta hydrolase, which yields MNLSLEYKIREPKVILDKNPLLLLLHGYGSNEADLFSFATELPNEYYIISARAPYDLQYGSYAWYAINFDADQNKFSDNEQARISRDIIADFIDELVANYPIDANDVNLVGFSQGSILSYAVALSYPEKVNKVVAMSGYLNLEIVAEDYLKNNLSKLKIFASHGTVDQVIPLDWARKTSPILEKLGIAITYKEYPVGHGVAPQNFYDFKNWLIQK from the coding sequence ATGAATCTATCTTTAGAATATAAAATAAGAGAACCAAAAGTTATTCTTGACAAAAATCCATTATTACTTTTACTTCATGGATACGGCAGTAACGAAGCTGATTTATTTTCGTTTGCAACAGAATTACCTAATGAATATTATATAATCTCGGCTCGGGCTCCCTACGATCTACAATATGGAAGTTATGCATGGTATGCAATAAATTTTGATGCTGATCAAAACAAATTTTCTGACAATGAACAGGCTCGAATTTCGAGAGATATAATTGCAGATTTTATTGATGAATTAGTTGCAAACTACCCAATTGATGCCAATGATGTCAATCTAGTTGGTTTTAGTCAAGGTTCTATTTTGAGTTATGCAGTAGCACTTTCTTATCCTGAAAAAGTAAATAAAGTAGTTGCAATGAGTGGTTATCTCAATTTAGAGATTGTAGCAGAAGATTATTTAAAAAACAACTTAAGCAAACTTAAAATATTTGCTTCTCACGGAACAGTAGACCAAGTAATCCCTTTGGATTGGGCTAGAAAAACATCTCCAATTTTAGAAAAATTAGGCATAGCCATTACCTACAAAGAATATCCTGTTGGTCATGGAGTTGCACCACAAAATTTTTATGATTTCAAGAATTGGCTGATTCAAAAATAG
- a CDS encoding MBL fold metallo-hydrolase, with product MKVYFLGTGTSQGIPIIGVDHEVCRSTDFKDKRLRVSAWISWKDHSYVIDCGPDFRQQMLSSNCRKLDGILFTHEHADHTAGLDDIRPFNFRQGEIPIYAHKRVLTNIEKRFDYIFETVNRYPGAPSVKIIEIENDKPFSIGNKTAIPVNVWHGDLQVFGFRIDDFAYLTDVKTIDEVEIDKLKNLKVLVVNALREQPHDTHFNLEEALDFIALLKPEKAYLTHISHMLGFHEEVQKRLPENVFLAYDNLEITI from the coding sequence TTGAAGGTATATTTTTTAGGTACAGGTACATCTCAGGGAATTCCTATTATTGGGGTTGATCATGAAGTTTGCAGAAGCACTGATTTTAAGGACAAAAGGCTCCGGGTTTCGGCTTGGATATCATGGAAAGATCACTCTTACGTTATCGATTGCGGACCTGATTTTAGACAGCAAATGTTGTCTTCTAATTGTAGAAAATTGGACGGAATTCTTTTTACTCATGAACATGCAGATCATACTGCTGGTTTGGATGATATACGACCTTTTAATTTCAGACAAGGAGAAATTCCTATATATGCTCATAAAAGGGTACTTACCAATATTGAAAAACGATTTGATTACATATTCGAAACTGTCAATAGATATCCAGGAGCACCTTCGGTAAAAATCATCGAAATTGAAAATGATAAACCTTTTTCTATTGGAAACAAAACCGCTATTCCAGTAAATGTTTGGCATGGAGATTTGCAGGTTTTTGGATTTAGGATTGATGATTTTGCTTATTTAACAGATGTAAAAACCATTGATGAAGTCGAAATTGATAAACTGAAAAACCTCAAAGTTTTAGTCGTTAATGCATTGCGTGAACAGCCTCATGATACACATTTTAATTTGGAAGAAGCACTCGATTTTATAGCTTTGCTGAAACCCGAAAAAGCCTATCTTACACATATTAGCCACATGCTTGGCTTTCATGAAGAAGTTCAAAAAAGATTGCCGGAAAATGTTTTCTTGGCTTACGACAATTTAGAAATTACAATTTAA
- a CDS encoding nicotinate-nucleotide adenylyltransferase — MEAKKIKLKGDKVIEQIPSLKDKALRINLNENIYGTFAEIGAGQETVRHFFRSGGSSGTIAKAMSAYDKDFSDAVYGIEEDGRYVTESRLKKMLNFEGELIEERLSRTKHPNKMFFSYANTVATIDFAKQFKGHGWVGIRYQLDPTEGYNEIIIHIRFKETDSRLQQETLGTLGVNLIYGAFYKYNDPKKLLRYLYDHLDKDQLEIDTINFSGPRFADVDNRLMSLQLVKNGMTDAVMFNPKGKNVLPAAILYKKNLLAFRGSFRPVTKVNMDMYANSLKMFLEENKVEKENTLVIFEITLSNLRSDGEIDERDFMDRAELLCSLGQTVMISNFQEYYKVVEYFSNYTKARMGLAMGVNNLVDIFDEKYYRHLSGGILEAFGKLFYRDMKVFLYPMIGEEGEIITSKNLKVHPRMKELYKFFKFNGKVVDIEDYNPEILEVFSREVLKMISAGKPGWEPMLPPGVAEIIKEKGLFGYQSNSLLEASK, encoded by the coding sequence ATGGAAGCCAAAAAGATAAAACTAAAAGGAGACAAAGTTATCGAGCAAATTCCTTCTTTAAAGGATAAAGCACTTCGTATTAATTTGAATGAAAACATATACGGAACTTTTGCTGAAATTGGAGCTGGTCAAGAAACAGTTAGACATTTTTTTAGATCAGGTGGATCATCTGGCACAATCGCAAAGGCAATGTCAGCTTATGACAAAGACTTTAGTGATGCTGTTTATGGAATTGAAGAAGACGGCCGTTACGTAACTGAAAGCCGACTGAAAAAAATGTTGAATTTTGAAGGCGAATTGATTGAAGAACGATTAAGTCGAACAAAACATCCAAACAAGATGTTTTTCAGTTATGCCAATACAGTTGCTACCATTGACTTTGCTAAACAATTCAAAGGGCATGGATGGGTAGGTATTCGCTATCAATTGGACCCAACAGAAGGTTATAATGAAATAATTATTCATATTCGTTTCAAAGAAACGGATTCAAGATTACAACAAGAAACTTTAGGTACTTTGGGTGTTAATTTGATTTATGGTGCATTCTATAAATATAATGATCCAAAAAAATTACTTCGCTATTTATACGACCATCTTGACAAAGACCAATTAGAAATTGACACCATTAATTTCTCGGGCCCCCGTTTTGCTGATGTTGACAATCGTTTAATGAGCTTACAGTTGGTAAAAAACGGTATGACAGATGCAGTAATGTTCAATCCAAAAGGAAAAAATGTTCTGCCAGCAGCCATCCTTTACAAAAAAAACTTACTTGCATTTAGAGGAAGTTTCCGTCCTGTTACCAAAGTAAACATGGATATGTATGCCAACTCTTTAAAGATGTTTTTGGAAGAAAACAAAGTAGAAAAAGAAAACACTTTGGTAATTTTCGAAATTACATTATCTAATCTTCGATCTGATGGTGAAATTGACGAAAGAGACTTTATGGATCGTGCCGAGCTGTTATGCTCTTTGGGACAAACTGTAATGATTTCTAATTTTCAAGAATACTATAAAGTAGTAGAATATTTTTCTAATTATACCAAAGCCCGAATGGGTCTTGCTATGGGCGTTAATAACCTAGTAGATATATTTGACGAAAAATACTATCGCCATTTGAGCGGAGGAATCCTAGAAGCCTTTGGGAAATTATTTTATCGTGATATGAAAGTATTTTTATACCCAATGATTGGCGAAGAAGGAGAAATCATAACTTCCAAAAACTTAAAAGTACATCCAAGAATGAAAGAATTATATAAGTTCTTTAAATTCAACGGAAAAGTAGTAGATATTGAGGATTACAACCCAGAAATATTAGAAGTATTCTCTCGAGAAGTATTAAAAATGATTAGTGCCGGCAAACCAGGCTGGGAGCCGATGCTTCCTCCTGGAGTTGCAGAAATCATTAAAGAAAAAGGGCTTTTTGGTTATCAATCCAATTCACTTTTAGAAGCAAGCAAATAA
- the bcp gene encoding thioredoxin-dependent thiol peroxidase: MTTLKIGDQAPKFAGIDQDGKLHQLTDYKGKKLVVFFYPKASTPGCTTEACDLRDNFQRFQANNYELLGVSADSAKAQAKFRDKYELPFPLLADEDKTVINAFGVWGPKKFMGREYDGIHRTTFVIDENGIISDIISDVKTKVHANQILK, translated from the coding sequence ATGACTACATTAAAAATAGGAGATCAAGCCCCAAAATTTGCAGGTATAGATCAAGATGGAAAATTACATCAATTAACCGATTATAAAGGAAAAAAACTAGTTGTTTTCTTTTATCCAAAAGCATCAACACCAGGTTGTACTACTGAGGCTTGTGATTTAAGAGATAATTTTCAACGTTTTCAAGCTAATAATTATGAACTCCTTGGCGTAAGTGCTGATAGTGCCAAAGCGCAAGCGAAGTTTAGAGATAAATACGAATTACCTTTTCCGTTGTTGGCAGATGAGGATAAAACAGTTATTAATGCTTTTGGAGTTTGGGGTCCAAAAAAGTTTATGGGAAGAGAATATGATGGTATTCACAGAACAACTTTTGTCATCGATGAAAATGGTATTATCTCTGATATTATTTCAGATGTTAAAACCAAGGTTCATGCCAACCAAATCTTAAAATAA
- the nth gene encoding endonuclease III, with protein sequence MTKQERVTFVINTLKELYPTIPIPLDHKDPYTLLIAVLLSAQCTDVRVNQITPLLFAKADNPYDMVKMSVEEIKEIIRPCGLSPMKSKGIHGLSQILIDKHNGKVPQSFEFLEELPAVGHKTASVVMSQAFGVPAFPVDTHIHRLMYRWNLTNGKNVVQTERDAKRIFPEEIWNDLHLQIIWYGREYSPARGWSLEKDIITKTIGRKSVLNEFVKKQ encoded by the coding sequence ATGACCAAACAAGAACGCGTAACATTTGTAATAAACACGTTAAAAGAATTATATCCAACTATTCCAATACCATTAGATCATAAAGACCCATATACGCTGCTAATTGCTGTTTTACTGTCAGCACAGTGTACAGATGTTCGTGTTAATCAAATTACCCCTTTGCTTTTTGCTAAAGCTGATAACCCATACGATATGGTTAAGATGTCTGTCGAAGAAATAAAAGAGATTATTCGTCCTTGTGGTTTATCACCTATGAAATCGAAAGGAATTCATGGTTTATCACAAATTTTGATCGATAAGCATAACGGAAAAGTTCCTCAAAGTTTTGAGTTTTTAGAAGAATTACCAGCAGTTGGGCATAAAACGGCTAGTGTAGTGATGTCGCAAGCTTTTGGTGTCCCTGCATTTCCTGTAGATACTCATATTCACCGATTAATGTACAGATGGAACTTAACAAATGGTAAAAATGTCGTTCAAACCGAAAGAGATGCTAAACGCATTTTCCCAGAAGAAATATGGAATGATTTACACCTACAAATTATTTGGTATGGTCGCGAATATTCACCAGCAAGAGGTTGGAGTTTAGAGAAAGATATTATCACCAAAACAATTGGACGAAAATCTGTATTGAATGAATTTGTAAAAAAACAATAA
- a CDS encoding RNA polymerase sigma factor, which translates to MANIQKTDALLVKDYMAGDENALATLIRRHESKVYGFIYSKVSDKDVSNDIFQDTFIKVIKTLKLNSYNEEGKFLPWVMRIAHNLIIDHFRKSKKMPMYRETEEFSIFSVMSDDSLTVENQIIADQVEVDIRRLIEELPLDQKEVLIMRMYQDMSFKEISETTGVSINTALGRMRYAIMNLRKIIEKHQIVLTN; encoded by the coding sequence ATGGCAAATATACAAAAAACGGATGCTTTATTAGTAAAGGATTATATGGCTGGTGACGAAAATGCATTGGCTACATTAATAAGAAGACATGAATCTAAAGTATATGGATTCATTTATTCTAAAGTCTCAGATAAAGACGTTTCCAATGACATTTTTCAAGATACTTTTATCAAAGTAATCAAAACCCTGAAATTAAATTCATATAACGAGGAAGGAAAATTTCTGCCTTGGGTAATGCGTATCGCTCATAATTTGATTATTGATCATTTTAGAAAGTCCAAAAAAATGCCAATGTACAGAGAGACAGAGGAGTTTTCTATATTTTCTGTGATGTCTGATGATTCACTTACTGTTGAAAATCAAATTATTGCAGATCAAGTAGAGGTGGATATTCGTAGACTCATAGAAGAACTTCCTTTAGATCAAAAAGAAGTTTTAATTATGCGCATGTATCAAGATATGAGTTTTAAAGAAATTTCAGAAACTACTGGGGTTAGTATTAATACAGCATTGGGTAGAATGAGATATGCTATAATGAATTTAAGAAAAATTATAGAAAAGCATCAAATTGTTTTGACAAATTGA
- a CDS encoding family 16 glycosylhydrolase — translation MNKFMIILLISGAVFGQQTKRKLVWEENFDGKTLNDKVWNIELGDGCPNCGWGNNERELYTNQNHRLENGKLIITAKKEGDSYTSTRINTKAKKEFQYGRLEARAKLPLGYGIWPAFWMLGSNLAEKNWPKCGEIDILEYIGREPHTVYTTLHTQDSHGNSINSKKTIISNIEEGYHIYAIEWTKDKIDFFVDKDLIYTFQPEIKDENTWPFDQPFYFLVNLAVGGNFGGPKVDDTIFPQEFLIDYIKVYQ, via the coding sequence ATGAATAAATTTATGATAATCCTGCTGATAAGTGGGGCTGTATTCGGACAACAAACTAAAAGAAAATTGGTTTGGGAAGAGAATTTTGATGGTAAAACTTTGAATGATAAAGTTTGGAATATTGAATTAGGCGATGGGTGTCCCAATTGTGGTTGGGGAAATAATGAACGTGAGCTATATACTAATCAAAATCATAGGTTGGAAAATGGAAAGTTAATTATAACCGCCAAGAAAGAAGGAGATAGTTATACGTCCACTCGGATTAATACCAAAGCGAAAAAGGAATTTCAATACGGACGTTTGGAAGCTAGAGCCAAATTACCTTTAGGGTATGGAATATGGCCTGCATTTTGGATGTTAGGTTCTAATTTAGCGGAAAAGAATTGGCCTAAGTGTGGTGAAATTGATATTTTGGAATATATTGGACGCGAACCTCATACGGTGTATACTACTTTGCATACACAAGATAGTCACGGAAACTCTATTAATAGTAAAAAAACAATAATATCAAATATTGAAGAAGGTTATCATATTTATGCGATAGAGTGGACAAAAGATAAAATAGACTTTTTTGTAGATAAAGATTTGATTTATACTTTTCAACCAGAAATTAAAGACGAAAATACTTGGCCTTTCGACCAACCTTTTTATTTTTTAGTTAATTTGGCAGTAGGAGGTAATTTTGGAGGGCCAAAGGTTGATGATACCATTTTTCCTCAGGAATTTTTGATTGATTATATTAAAGTATATCAATAA
- the bglX gene encoding beta-glucosidase BglX: MNRRFFLFFLAVGLFVIGSVKAQTKVKKEVSFDKKVEILLKKMTLEEKVGQLNQYNGFWDVTGPTPKEGLAAKKYEDLKKGLVGSMLNVKGVKDVRALQKIAVEQTRLGIPLLFGFDVIHGYKTISPIPLAESASWDMDAIQKSAEMAADEASSVGINWTFAPMVDVSRDARWGRVMEGAGEDSYLGSRIAVARVKGFQGDLSSNKNILACAKHFAGYAFAESGKDYNSVDLGESTLQNVVFPPFKASLDAGVRTFMNSFNELNGIPATGNPYLQREVLKGDWKFKGFVVSDWGSIQEMKAHGFAKDDKQAAEIAINAGSDMDMESSAYVDYLAQLVHEGKVKETTVDDAVRRILRVKFELGLFDNPYKYCDEARELATVGKQEFQNEVLDMAKKSIVLLKNNNDVLPLKKSGQKIALIGALANDKTSPLGSWRIAADENTAVSVLEGLQAYKDNQLTYAKGADVALGSPKFILETKINTTDKSGFEEAITTAKKADVVILVLGEYGLQSGEGRSRADLGLPGVQQELLEAIYKVNSNIVLVLNNGRPLAIPWAEEHIPAIVEAWQLGTQSGNAIAQVLYGDYNPSGKLPMTFPRNVAQVPIYYNYKSTGRPIMNEPDSVFWSHYIDEKNTPLYPFGFGLSYSKFEYSNLKLSSQSFSKNGKIEVSVLVKNSGKVKGKEVVQLYIRDLIASITRPVLELKGFEMIELKPNETKRVTFEINEKTIEFFTANRKWEAETGDFKVFIGGNSVETLKGEFQFVK, encoded by the coding sequence ATGAATAGAAGGTTTTTTTTGTTTTTTTTAGCAGTTGGGTTGTTTGTAATAGGCTCAGTTAAGGCACAAACTAAAGTTAAAAAAGAGGTTTCTTTTGATAAAAAAGTTGAGATACTTTTAAAGAAAATGACTCTTGAGGAGAAAGTTGGGCAACTTAATCAATACAATGGCTTTTGGGATGTAACTGGACCAACACCAAAAGAAGGTTTGGCAGCAAAAAAATATGAGGATTTAAAAAAAGGTTTAGTAGGTTCCATGTTGAATGTAAAAGGTGTAAAAGATGTAAGAGCCTTGCAAAAAATAGCTGTTGAACAAACCCGATTGGGAATTCCACTTCTTTTTGGTTTTGATGTGATTCATGGCTATAAAACCATTAGTCCTATACCGCTAGCTGAATCAGCTAGTTGGGATATGGATGCTATTCAAAAATCTGCAGAAATGGCCGCTGATGAAGCTTCATCCGTAGGAATAAATTGGACATTTGCGCCAATGGTGGATGTGTCTCGTGATGCACGTTGGGGGCGTGTTATGGAAGGAGCAGGTGAAGATTCTTATTTAGGAAGTAGAATTGCGGTTGCTCGTGTCAAAGGTTTTCAGGGGGATCTAAGTTCTAATAAAAATATTTTGGCCTGCGCCAAGCATTTTGCAGGTTATGCTTTTGCAGAATCGGGTAAAGATTACAATTCGGTAGATCTAGGGGAATCAACTTTGCAAAATGTTGTTTTTCCTCCTTTTAAGGCCTCTTTAGATGCTGGTGTTCGAACATTTATGAATTCTTTTAATGAACTAAATGGTATTCCTGCAACAGGTAATCCTTATTTACAAAGGGAAGTTCTGAAAGGAGATTGGAAATTTAAAGGTTTTGTTGTGTCAGATTGGGGTTCTATTCAAGAAATGAAGGCGCACGGATTTGCCAAAGATGACAAACAAGCTGCAGAAATTGCTATTAATGCGGGTTCTGATATGGATATGGAATCTAGTGCTTATGTTGATTATTTAGCTCAATTGGTTCACGAAGGTAAAGTGAAGGAAACTACTGTTGACGATGCCGTTCGAAGAATACTTAGAGTAAAGTTTGAATTGGGGTTGTTTGATAATCCATATAAATATTGTGATGAAGCCAGAGAATTGGCAACTGTTGGAAAACAGGAGTTTCAAAATGAAGTTTTGGACATGGCGAAAAAATCGATTGTTTTGTTGAAAAATAATAATGATGTATTACCTTTAAAAAAATCTGGACAAAAAATAGCTTTGATTGGTGCTTTGGCAAATGATAAAACAAGTCCGTTGGGAAGTTGGAGAATTGCAGCCGATGAGAATACCGCTGTTTCAGTTTTAGAAGGTTTACAAGCATATAAAGATAATCAGCTAACTTATGCTAAAGGTGCTGATGTTGCACTTGGTTCGCCAAAATTTATATTGGAAACCAAAATAAACACCACTGATAAATCAGGTTTTGAGGAAGCTATAACTACTGCAAAAAAAGCTGATGTTGTAATACTAGTTTTAGGGGAATATGGTTTGCAATCGGGTGAAGGTAGAAGTAGAGCAGATTTAGGTTTGCCAGGTGTGCAACAAGAACTATTGGAAGCAATATATAAAGTAAATTCAAATATAGTTTTGGTACTTAACAATGGACGCCCATTAGCTATTCCTTGGGCAGAGGAACATATTCCTGCTATCGTTGAAGCATGGCAACTTGGAACTCAAAGTGGTAACGCGATTGCGCAAGTATTGTACGGAGATTACAATCCAAGTGGAAAACTTCCAATGACTTTTCCTCGTAATGTGGCTCAGGTGCCAATTTATTATAATTATAAAAGCACAGGAAGACCTATAATGAACGAACCAGATAGTGTTTTTTGGTCGCATTATATAGATGAAAAAAATACTCCTTTATATCCTTTTGGATTTGGTTTAAGTTATTCTAAATTTGAATATTCAAATTTGAAATTATCTTCACAATCTTTTTCGAAAAATGGTAAAATAGAAGTATCTGTTTTGGTAAAAAACAGTGGAAAAGTTAAAGGTAAAGAAGTGGTTCAACTTTATATTAGAGATTTAATAGCGAGTATCACTAGACCTGTTTTGGAATTGAAAGGGTTTGAAATGATTGAATTAAAACCTAATGAAACTAAAAGAGTTACTTTTGAGATAAATGAAAAAACAATTGAATTTTTTACTGCTAATAGAAAATGGGAAGCTGAAACTGGAGATTTTAAAGTCTTCATAGGAGGTAATTCTGTAGAAACATTAAAAGGGGAATTCCAATTTGTAAAATAA
- a CDS encoding RagB/SusD family nutrient uptake outer membrane protein has protein sequence MKKYIFITVTSMALFSAIFVSCSDNFIERPIQYSIDSESYFNSKEDYQNALVGAYDLLQTTYNNVIMGEFASDNTLAGGGDATDVAGWQQIDDMIHTPVNENIKNTWDWMFAGVQRANYILEFKDKTDFEGKNQIIAEARFLRAYYHFELVKWFGGIPLNGDKRFAPGDETKIPRSSVAEVYASIESDLIYAADNLSADASVQGKVTKGAALALLGKAYLYDNKFPEAAIAFEKVIASSKYSLVTDYGSIFEMEGENGPESIFEVQYTDIEGASYVCKQCSEGNIAVGFSGVRDYVGPKYSSGWSFNVPTKETHDAFEIGDLRRDVSVLDIAAWATANSTPGHPVTYSKGNEDTGYFSQKYLPRTRRNEASNDLKLTNPNNYRAIRYADVLLMAAEALNRGGLDDAKALGYLNQVRDRAFGNTSHRISATGSGLTDAIWKERRVEFVGEGLRFFDLVRTGKAAAAISGFVVGKHELFPIPLEEIQFSNGNWKQNPGY, from the coding sequence ATGAAAAAATATATATTTATTACAGTAACAAGTATGGCACTTTTCTCTGCTATTTTTGTTTCATGCAGCGATAATTTTATAGAACGTCCTATTCAATATTCGATAGATTCGGAGAGTTATTTCAATTCTAAAGAGGATTATCAAAATGCTTTAGTTGGAGCTTATGACTTGCTTCAAACGACATATAATAATGTTATCATGGGGGAATTTGCTTCGGATAATACTTTAGCAGGAGGTGGAGATGCTACCGATGTTGCCGGTTGGCAACAAATTGATGATATGATACACACTCCGGTGAATGAAAATATTAAAAACACTTGGGATTGGATGTTTGCAGGTGTTCAAAGGGCAAATTATATTTTAGAGTTTAAAGATAAAACTGATTTTGAGGGTAAGAATCAGATTATTGCTGAAGCTCGTTTTCTTAGAGCTTATTATCATTTTGAATTGGTAAAATGGTTTGGTGGTATTCCACTAAATGGAGATAAAAGATTTGCTCCAGGTGATGAAACAAAGATACCACGTTCTTCTGTCGCTGAGGTATATGCTTCTATAGAGTCAGATTTGATTTATGCAGCTGATAATTTATCAGCTGACGCTTCAGTACAAGGGAAAGTTACGAAAGGTGCAGCTCTTGCTTTACTTGGAAAAGCTTATTTGTATGATAATAAATTTCCTGAAGCTGCAATTGCTTTTGAAAAAGTAATTGCGTCTTCTAAATATTCTTTGGTTACTGATTATGGGTCAATTTTTGAAATGGAAGGTGAAAATGGACCAGAATCTATTTTTGAAGTGCAGTATACAGATATCGAAGGTGCAAGTTATGTTTGTAAACAATGTAGTGAAGGAAATATAGCAGTTGGCTTTAGCGGCGTTAGAGATTATGTAGGGCCTAAATATTCTTCAGGATGGAGTTTCAATGTACCAACCAAAGAAACTCATGACGCATTTGAAATTGGAGATTTAAGAAGAGATGTCTCCGTGCTTGATATTGCTGCTTGGGCAACAGCAAATAGTACACCTGGACATCCAGTTACCTATAGTAAAGGAAATGAAGATACAGGTTACTTTAGTCAAAAATACTTACCAAGAACAAGGCGTAATGAAGCTTCCAATGATTTAAAATTAACCAATCCTAATAATTATAGAGCTATTCGTTATGCTGATGTTTTATTGATGGCAGCCGAAGCACTTAATCGTGGAGGTTTAGATGATGCTAAAGCATTAGGATATTTAAATCAAGTAAGAGACCGAGCTTTTGGTAATACAAGTCATAGAATATCTGCTACAGGTTCAGGATTGACAGATGCTATCTGGAAAGAAAGAAGAGTTGAATTTGTTGGAGAAGGTTTACGATTTTTTGATTTGGTTAGAACAGGAAAAGCGGCAGCTGCAATCAGTGGTTTTGTTGTTGGTAAACACGAGTTATTTCCAATTCCTTTAGAAGAGATTCAGTTTTCTAATGGAAATTGGAAGCAAAATCCTGGATATTAA